A portion of the Acidihalobacter yilgarnensis genome contains these proteins:
- a CDS encoding DUF502 domain-containing protein: MADTGSGFTQRVQRYLITGVLTAIPLWITWLVFDFIFAQLSGFGIPWIRALTDTLVDGTPASRVWLYPWVQSLLAIVLTLLALYLLGWASTRIVGRKLLNLVDRLMSHIPMAHAIYGSTKKLLAALQQKPENVQRVVLINFPSPEMRSVGLVTRTLIDADTGRELAAVYVPTTPNPTSGYLEIVPVEDLIPTDWSMDEAMSFIISGGAVAPENIRFTKRPLD, encoded by the coding sequence ATGGCTGACACCGGCAGTGGATTCACGCAACGGGTCCAACGCTACCTGATCACGGGTGTTCTCACAGCCATACCACTATGGATCACATGGCTGGTATTCGACTTCATCTTCGCGCAACTCTCTGGATTCGGCATTCCCTGGATTCGAGCCCTAACGGACACGCTGGTTGATGGCACGCCTGCATCCCGCGTCTGGCTTTATCCATGGGTGCAGTCGTTATTGGCGATTGTTCTAACGCTCCTCGCGCTCTATCTGCTTGGCTGGGCCAGCACGCGCATTGTGGGGCGAAAATTGCTCAACCTCGTAGACCGACTCATGAGCCACATCCCGATGGCACATGCAATATACGGCTCGACCAAAAAATTGCTCGCGGCCTTGCAGCAGAAACCAGAAAACGTCCAACGCGTTGTACTGATCAATTTTCCATCACCAGAAATGCGCTCGGTGGGCTTAGTGACCCGCACGCTCATAGATGCCGATACCGGGCGCGAACTGGCCGCCGTCTATGTCCCCACAACGCCAAATCCGACTTCAGGCTATCTGGAAATCGTGCCCGTTGAGGATTTAATACCGACCGACTGGAGCATGGACGAGGCGATGAGTTTTATCATTTCAGGCGGCGCTGTGGCGCCAGAGAATATACGCTTCACGAAACGCCCACTGGATTGA
- the ispD gene encoding 2-C-methyl-D-erythritol 4-phosphate cytidylyltransferase, translating to MNTRCWVIIPAAGTGQRMRAALPKQYLPLLGRSVLEHSLSHFMSRQDIAGIIVALAPDDSYWPALEFLGKSSIRCVAGGPERAVSVRNALRELAQLAAPDDWVLVHDAARPCLRASDLDNLLDTLHEHPIGGILAIPVRDTLKRVSAEGVIADTVVREGLWLAQTPQMFRLAMLAEALDQAFTFGHPVTDEASAMELAGHVPCVVEGHSDNLKITRPEDLPLAEFLLSGLNC from the coding sequence GTGAATACGCGTTGCTGGGTGATCATTCCCGCTGCGGGTACCGGCCAGCGGATGCGCGCCGCGTTACCGAAACAGTATTTGCCCCTGCTCGGGCGGAGCGTGCTCGAACATAGCTTGTCGCATTTCATGTCTCGCCAGGATATTGCTGGCATTATCGTAGCCTTGGCACCCGACGATTCTTATTGGCCGGCGCTTGAGTTTCTTGGCAAGTCTTCGATACGTTGTGTGGCGGGTGGGCCAGAGCGGGCCGTATCGGTACGCAATGCCCTTCGTGAACTGGCGCAACTAGCCGCGCCGGATGATTGGGTGTTGGTGCACGATGCGGCGAGGCCTTGCCTGCGCGCTAGCGATCTCGACAATCTGCTTGATACATTGCACGAGCACCCGATTGGCGGGATTCTGGCAATCCCGGTGCGGGATACGCTCAAACGCGTGTCTGCAGAGGGTGTGATTGCCGATACCGTGGTGCGCGAGGGGCTTTGGCTTGCACAGACGCCGCAGATGTTTCGCCTGGCGATGCTGGCTGAAGCGTTGGATCAAGCATTTACGTTTGGCCATCCGGTTACGGATGAAGCCTCTGCAATGGAACTCGCAGGCCATGTGCCGTGCGTTGTGGAAGGTCATTCTGACAACTTGAAGATCACGCGTCCGGAGGATCTGCCACTCGCGGAGTTTCTTTTGTCGGGTCTCAATTGTTGA
- the ftsB gene encoding cell division protein FtsB → MSTGSKLLITALVAMLILLQYKLWLGEGSLSDIHRLRQELAAQSAENAKLKDSNAALAAEVVALKQGTAAVEELARSRLGMIQQGDTFYQYVAPARTPPDAAVTEPSQSSGPNKQ, encoded by the coding sequence ATGAGTACGGGGAGCAAGCTGCTGATCACGGCCCTGGTGGCTATGTTGATCCTGTTGCAGTACAAGCTCTGGCTGGGCGAAGGCAGCCTGAGTGATATCCATCGTTTACGTCAGGAACTGGCTGCGCAGAGCGCGGAAAATGCCAAGCTGAAGGATAGTAATGCTGCACTTGCCGCAGAGGTTGTCGCCCTCAAGCAGGGGACGGCTGCGGTGGAAGAATTGGCACGTAGCCGCTTGGGCATGATTCAACAGGGTGATACTTTTTATCAATATGTAGCGCCTGCCAGGACGCCACCCGATGCGGCCGTGACTGAGCCGTCTCAGTCGAGCGGGCCAAACAAGCAGTGA
- the eno gene encoding phosphopyruvate hydratase, with amino-acid sequence MSEIVDVHARELLDSRGNPTVEADVRLASGAFGRAAVPSGASTGTREAVELRDGDAKRYGGKGVLKAVEHVNGEIREDLLGLDGREQVSIDRRLIELDGTPTKARLGANAILAVSMALAKAAASEAGLPLYRHLGGNGAMTMPVPMMNIINGGAHADNSIDLQEFMIVPVGASSLTEAVRYGAEVFHALKSVLKKQGMATAVGDEGGFAPNLPSNEAAIHVILEAIGLAGFRPGDDVALAIDAASSEFYKDGQYVLASEGRHYDATGFAEYLAAWVDQYPILSIEDGMAEDDWAGWGILTASLGGRVQLVGDDLFVTNTEILSRGIEAGVANSILIKVNQIGTLTETIEAIRMANTAGYSAVVSHRSGETEDTTIADLAVGMQTGQIKTGSLSRSDRVAKYNRLIRIEEELGLQASYPGRDAFKR; translated from the coding sequence ATGTCCGAGATTGTCGACGTCCACGCGCGCGAACTGCTTGATTCACGCGGTAACCCGACCGTAGAGGCGGATGTACGCCTGGCCAGCGGCGCCTTCGGCCGCGCGGCGGTACCCTCAGGTGCTTCGACCGGTACGCGTGAGGCGGTCGAGCTGCGTGACGGCGATGCGAAGCGCTATGGCGGCAAGGGTGTGCTCAAGGCGGTCGAGCATGTCAATGGTGAGATCCGCGAGGACCTCCTCGGGTTGGATGGGCGAGAACAGGTTTCCATCGACCGCCGATTGATCGAGCTTGACGGCACGCCGACCAAGGCACGCCTGGGCGCCAACGCAATTCTTGCCGTTTCCATGGCACTGGCAAAGGCCGCTGCAAGCGAGGCCGGTTTGCCCTTGTATCGCCATCTGGGAGGGAATGGGGCGATGACCATGCCGGTACCGATGATGAATATTATCAACGGTGGAGCGCATGCGGACAACAGCATTGACCTGCAGGAATTCATGATCGTACCCGTGGGGGCATCCTCGCTGACGGAGGCCGTGCGATATGGTGCCGAAGTGTTCCACGCACTCAAGTCGGTACTCAAAAAGCAGGGGATGGCGACGGCGGTTGGCGACGAGGGTGGTTTCGCGCCCAATCTGCCTTCAAACGAAGCGGCCATCCATGTGATTCTGGAGGCGATTGGTCTGGCGGGTTTCCGCCCAGGCGACGACGTGGCACTCGCCATCGATGCGGCCAGCTCCGAATTCTACAAGGATGGGCAGTACGTGCTCGCCTCCGAGGGGCGCCATTATGATGCCACCGGCTTCGCCGAATATCTGGCCGCTTGGGTCGACCAGTACCCAATCTTGTCGATCGAGGACGGGATGGCAGAGGACGATTGGGCCGGATGGGGTATCTTGACGGCATCGCTGGGTGGACGCGTTCAGCTCGTTGGCGACGATCTTTTCGTCACCAACACTGAAATCCTGTCTCGTGGTATCGAGGCCGGCGTGGCCAATTCGATCCTGATCAAGGTCAACCAGATCGGCACCCTGACCGAGACCATTGAGGCAATCCGCATGGCAAACACGGCTGGATACAGCGCCGTTGTTTCGCATCGTTCGGGCGAGACCGAGGACACTACCATTGCGGATCTCGCAGTCGGTATGCAAACCGGGCAGATCAAAACTGGTTCACTGTCTCGTTCAGACCGGGTGGCTAAGTACAATCGCCTGATCCGCATCGAAGAGGAACTCGGCCTGCAGGCAAGCTATCCTGGCCGGGACGCCTTCAAGCGCTAA
- the kdsA gene encoding 3-deoxy-8-phosphooctulonate synthase, whose translation MKLCGFEVGLDRPFFLIAGPCVIESEALALETAAVLKAMTDELGIPFIYKSSFDKANRSSSQSFRGPGLSEGLRILERVRREIGVPVLTDVHEDTPLDEVAEVVDVLQTPAFLCRQTNFIQNVARLGLPVNIKKGQFLAPWDMGNVVDKARETGNAQIMVCERGVSFGYNNLVSDMRALAVMRDTGCPVVFDATHSVQLPGGQGTASGGQREFVPVLARAAVAAGVSGLFMETHPNPDQALSDGPNAWPLGQLKPLLAQLVQIDALVKASPLAEQALLIATGSIE comes from the coding sequence ATGAAGCTGTGCGGATTCGAGGTCGGCCTAGATCGCCCTTTCTTCCTGATCGCCGGCCCGTGCGTCATCGAGAGTGAGGCCCTGGCGCTCGAAACCGCCGCCGTCCTCAAGGCTATGACCGATGAACTGGGTATCCCGTTTATCTACAAGTCTTCGTTCGACAAGGCCAATCGCTCATCGAGTCAGAGTTTCCGCGGTCCGGGCCTGAGCGAAGGTCTGCGTATTCTCGAACGTGTGCGGCGCGAAATCGGCGTGCCGGTGCTGACTGACGTGCATGAGGACACGCCACTCGATGAGGTGGCGGAGGTGGTGGATGTGCTGCAGACGCCAGCCTTTTTATGCCGACAGACCAACTTCATTCAAAACGTTGCGCGTCTGGGTTTGCCCGTGAACATCAAGAAGGGGCAGTTTCTGGCCCCCTGGGACATGGGCAATGTGGTCGATAAGGCCCGCGAAACGGGTAATGCACAAATTATGGTGTGCGAGCGTGGCGTGTCCTTCGGATACAACAATCTGGTTTCCGATATGCGCGCGCTTGCGGTGATGCGCGATACGGGCTGTCCCGTAGTGTTCGACGCTACCCATTCGGTCCAGTTGCCGGGTGGGCAGGGGACAGCTTCGGGTGGGCAGCGCGAATTCGTGCCGGTACTGGCACGTGCCGCCGTGGCGGCCGGCGTCTCCGGTCTGTTCATGGAAACACACCCGAACCCCGATCAGGCATTGAGCGACGGGCCAAATGCTTGGCCGCTGGGCCAGCTGAAACCGCTGCTGGCCCAGCTCGTCCAGATCGACGCCTTGGTGAAGGCCTCGCCACTGGCCGAGCAGGCATTGCTCATCGCCACCGGATCAATCGAATAA
- a CDS encoding CTP synthase, translating to MTRFIFITGGVVSSLGKGIASASLGAILEARGLKVTLLKLDPYINVDPGTMSPFQHGEVFVTEDGAETDLDLGHYERFVRFRATSRNNFTTGQIYENVIRKERRGDYLGGTVQVIPHITDEIKRSIRDGADDADIALVEIGGTVGDIESLPFLEAIRQMGVELGRESVLFMHLTLVPYLPASGEIKTKPTQHSVKELRSIGIQPDVLMCRSTMPLPDTERRKIALFTNVEEKAVISAIDVDNIYKIPLWLHAQRLDEIVLRKFHIEAPAADLSDWKHVVNAMEFPEAEVVVGMVGKYVDLTESYKSLNEALTHAGIHTQTRVRIEYIDSERIEADGIELLAHLDAILVPGGFGRRGIEGKIQAAEYARRYAIPYLGICLGMQVAVIEFSRHVASLPRAHSTEFDPQTPDPVIALITEWQNQSGQIERRDGDSDLGGTMRLGGQACRLVAGSLAHQLYGEDTITERHRHRYEFNNNYLDPLTSAGLHISGKSLDGALVEVVELPDHPWFLGCQFHPEFTSTPRDGHPLFSGFIKAARTRHEQQLRKLESST from the coding sequence ATGACGCGTTTTATTTTTATTACCGGTGGAGTCGTCTCCTCACTGGGGAAGGGTATTGCCTCGGCCTCGCTGGGGGCCATACTCGAGGCCCGTGGCCTCAAGGTGACGCTGCTCAAGCTTGATCCGTACATCAATGTCGATCCCGGCACCATGAGCCCGTTTCAACACGGGGAGGTGTTTGTGACCGAGGATGGGGCGGAAACCGACCTTGATCTCGGGCATTACGAGCGTTTCGTGCGTTTCCGGGCCACCTCGCGCAATAATTTCACGACTGGCCAGATCTACGAGAACGTCATCCGCAAAGAGCGTCGAGGTGATTATCTCGGCGGGACGGTACAGGTGATCCCGCATATCACAGACGAGATCAAACGCTCCATTCGTGATGGCGCAGACGACGCCGATATTGCCCTCGTCGAGATCGGCGGTACGGTAGGTGACATCGAATCGTTGCCCTTTCTGGAGGCGATTCGTCAGATGGGCGTGGAGCTCGGGCGAGAAAGCGTGCTGTTCATGCATTTGACGCTGGTGCCCTATTTGCCAGCCTCCGGCGAGATCAAGACCAAGCCTACACAGCATTCGGTCAAGGAATTGCGTTCCATCGGCATACAGCCCGACGTACTGATGTGTCGCAGCACGATGCCGTTGCCGGATACGGAAAGGCGTAAGATCGCATTGTTCACAAATGTCGAGGAAAAGGCGGTTATCTCGGCCATAGATGTCGACAATATCTACAAGATACCGCTGTGGTTGCACGCGCAACGACTCGACGAGATCGTATTGCGCAAATTTCATATCGAGGCGCCCGCCGCCGATCTGTCGGACTGGAAGCACGTCGTCAATGCGATGGAGTTCCCGGAGGCTGAGGTCGTGGTCGGCATGGTCGGAAAATACGTCGACCTGACCGAATCCTACAAATCGCTCAACGAGGCATTGACCCACGCGGGTATTCATACGCAGACACGCGTGCGTATCGAATATATCGATTCGGAGCGAATCGAGGCGGATGGCATTGAGCTACTCGCGCATCTGGACGCGATTCTCGTGCCGGGTGGCTTCGGGCGACGTGGCATCGAGGGCAAAATTCAGGCGGCTGAATACGCGCGCCGGTATGCCATCCCTTATCTGGGCATTTGCCTCGGCATGCAGGTCGCCGTGATCGAGTTTTCACGTCACGTGGCCAGCTTGCCACGCGCGCACAGCACCGAGTTCGATCCCCAGACACCGGACCCAGTGATCGCATTGATTACGGAATGGCAGAATCAGAGCGGGCAAATCGAGCGCCGCGATGGGGATTCCGATCTTGGCGGCACCATGCGCTTGGGTGGGCAGGCTTGCCGACTGGTAGCCGGGAGCCTTGCGCATCAGTTGTATGGCGAAGACACCATTACCGAACGCCACCGCCACCGCTACGAATTCAACAACAATTACCTCGATCCATTGACCTCGGCAGGCCTGCACATCTCGGGCAAATCCCTTGACGGCGCACTGGTCGAAGTTGTTGAGTTGCCGGATCACCCCTGGTTTTTGGGATGTCAGTTTCACCCGGAATTCACCTCGACGCCACGCGACGGCCACCCGCTGTTCAGTGGCTTCATCAAGGCCGCTCGCACACGACACGAACAACAACTGCGCAAGCTGGAGTCGTCGACATGA
- a CDS encoding YqhA family protein: MNRLERLFEGFLWRSRLVVLAAVVASLASALAMFYTATIDAWYMIVHLSEYASPSLTEAARAQMRGSTIAYVVEILDGYLLATVLLIFALGLYELFISKIDEAERSEMASKVLVIHSLDDLKARLGKVVLMILIVKFFEHALGMKFASPLDLLYFAGGIALIGLALYFSHSSEHKPGVLSRPRLVEHEE; encoded by the coding sequence ATGAATCGACTGGAAAGGCTATTCGAGGGTTTTTTGTGGCGGAGTCGCTTGGTGGTGCTCGCCGCCGTTGTGGCCAGCCTCGCCTCCGCGCTGGCAATGTTCTACACGGCTACGATCGATGCCTGGTACATGATCGTTCATCTGAGTGAGTATGCTTCTCCCTCGCTGACCGAGGCCGCGCGCGCGCAGATGCGCGGTAGTACCATCGCGTACGTGGTAGAAATACTGGATGGTTACCTATTGGCTACGGTGCTGCTGATATTTGCGCTGGGCTTATATGAGCTGTTTATCAGTAAGATAGATGAGGCCGAGCGCTCCGAGATGGCCTCCAAGGTGCTTGTCATCCATAGCCTCGATGATCTCAAGGCGCGGCTGGGCAAGGTCGTGCTGATGATCTTGATCGTCAAGTTTTTCGAGCACGCGCTGGGCATGAAATTCGCCAGCCCACTCGACCTGCTGTACTTCGCTGGCGGGATCGCGCTGATCGGGCTGGCCCTGTACTTTTCGCATTCCTCCGAACATAAACCGGGCGTGTTATCCCGGCCGCGTTTGGTCGAGCACGAGGAATAA
- the tilS gene encoding tRNA lysidine(34) synthetase TilS, translating into MHVHHGLQADADAWADTCAAHCAEWGIEFELLRIAASPRSGDSPEARARELRYAALRSVMARGDGLLTAHHADDQAETLLLQLLRGAGPAGLAAMPRLAPFGCGWHARPLLALRRTALRDYLTRAGIGWIEDPTNSDLSPARNYLRHRILPLIEARWPATVTTLGRAAGLQAESQGLLSHLGRRDLETASGEWPGVLSVSALRVLPDARLHNAVRVWLSDKGLPLPNARRLSDLRRVLEARRDGRAQLCWPGAELRRYRDELYADIPLSSHDSTRVFQWDPATPLDLPGLGLVLRKEDLRCDLSSLMSAGAHLTIRFRRGGERCKMSPRGRSRALKSLLQEAGVPPWLRDRIPLLYADEHLVEVIGYWRCHEDHQAEDGLRPP; encoded by the coding sequence GTGCACGTCCACCACGGTTTGCAGGCCGATGCGGACGCCTGGGCTGATACGTGCGCCGCGCATTGTGCCGAATGGGGGATCGAATTCGAGCTTCTGCGGATCGCGGCTTCGCCGCGTAGCGGCGACAGCCCGGAGGCGCGTGCGCGCGAGCTGCGTTATGCCGCTTTGCGTTCGGTGATGGCGCGCGGCGATGGCCTGCTTACCGCGCATCATGCCGATGATCAGGCCGAAACGTTGCTGCTACAACTCTTGCGCGGTGCCGGCCCGGCTGGATTGGCGGCCATGCCGCGGCTTGCCCCCTTCGGCTGCGGTTGGCATGCCCGCCCGTTGTTGGCCTTGCGCCGTACCGCATTACGCGATTACCTCACACGCGCAGGGATCGGCTGGATCGAAGACCCGACCAATAGCGATTTATCGCCCGCGCGCAATTACCTACGCCATCGCATTCTGCCTTTGATCGAGGCGCGCTGGCCTGCAACCGTCACCACGCTCGGTAGGGCGGCCGGCCTGCAGGCAGAATCTCAGGGTTTGCTGAGCCATCTGGGACGTCGCGACCTTGAAACGGCGTCCGGCGAGTGGCCTGGCGTGCTCAGTGTGTCTGCCCTGCGTGTCTTGCCGGATGCGCGCCTGCACAATGCGGTGCGCGTGTGGCTCTCCGACAAGGGGCTGCCATTGCCAAACGCACGTCGTCTGTCCGATCTGCGGCGGGTCTTGGAAGCCAGGCGGGATGGTCGTGCGCAATTATGCTGGCCGGGGGCCGAGCTGCGCCGCTACCGCGATGAACTATATGCGGACATCCCCTTATCATCGCATGACTCGACTCGGGTATTCCAATGGGATCCGGCGACCCCGCTGGATCTGCCGGGGCTGGGTTTGGTGTTGAGGAAAGAGGACCTGCGTTGCGACCTGTCCAGCTTGATGTCTGCTGGCGCGCACCTCACGATTCGCTTTCGCAGGGGCGGTGAACGCTGCAAGATGTCACCCCGAGGCCGCAGTCGTGCCCTCAAAAGCCTGTTGCAGGAGGCGGGTGTGCCACCTTGGCTGCGTGACCGCATACCCCTGCTGTATGCCGATGAGCATTTGGTCGAGGTGATAGGCTATTGGCGTTGCCACGAAGACCATCAGGCCGAGGACGGGCTGCGACCGCCATGA
- the accA gene encoding acetyl-CoA carboxylase carboxyl transferase subunit alpha: MNPEFLDFEQPIAELEAKIEELRYVGNDSEVNLSEEISRLERKARTLTQSIFASLTPWQVSQVARHPRRPYTLDYIERLFTDFEELHGDRAYADDAAIVGGIARLRNQPVMVIGHQKGRDTREKVKRNFGMPRPEGYRKALRLMRMAERFRLPVITFIDTPGAYPGVGAEERGQSEAIARNLFEMSRLRTPIICAVIGEGGSGGALAIGVGDHVMMLQYSTYSVISPEGCASILWKSADKAPEAAEALGITAQRLRSLNLIDEVIPEPAGAAHRDIETVSRQLGESLWRALEHLNASSPDALLQRRYERLMRYSTIVE; encoded by the coding sequence ATGAATCCTGAGTTTCTAGATTTCGAACAGCCGATTGCCGAACTCGAGGCGAAAATCGAGGAATTGCGCTATGTTGGCAACGACAGCGAGGTCAATCTCAGTGAAGAGATCAGCCGATTGGAGCGCAAGGCCCGCACGCTGACCCAGTCCATATTCGCTTCGCTTACACCCTGGCAGGTATCCCAAGTAGCGCGGCATCCGCGACGTCCTTACACGCTGGATTATATCGAGCGTCTGTTTACGGACTTCGAGGAATTGCATGGTGATCGCGCCTATGCCGACGACGCAGCCATCGTGGGTGGGATAGCGCGACTGCGCAACCAGCCGGTGATGGTTATCGGGCACCAGAAGGGGCGCGATACCCGCGAGAAAGTGAAGCGCAATTTCGGTATGCCGCGCCCGGAAGGCTATCGCAAGGCATTGCGCCTGATGCGTATGGCTGAACGCTTCCGTTTGCCCGTCATCACGTTTATCGACACGCCTGGCGCCTATCCGGGTGTGGGTGCCGAGGAGCGCGGCCAGAGTGAAGCCATCGCGCGCAATCTGTTCGAGATGTCACGTCTGCGTACACCGATCATCTGTGCGGTGATTGGCGAGGGCGGTTCCGGCGGCGCGCTCGCGATCGGTGTGGGTGATCATGTGATGATGCTGCAATACAGTACGTATTCGGTCATTTCACCCGAGGGCTGTGCCTCGATTCTCTGGAAGAGTGCCGACAAGGCACCTGAGGCCGCCGAGGCGTTGGGTATTACCGCGCAGCGCCTGAGATCACTCAATCTCATTGACGAGGTCATTCCAGAACCGGCTGGTGCGGCGCACCGCGACATCGAAACGGTCAGTCGGCAGTTGGGTGAATCGTTATGGCGGGCGCTTGAGCACCTGAACGCGAGTAGTCCGGACGCGTTGCTGCAGCGTCGTTACGAACGACTCATGCGTTACAGCACGATCGTCGAATAG